A window from Methylococcus mesophilus encodes these proteins:
- a CDS encoding group III truncated hemoglobin, which produces MNTLPTSATEEQIAELVRRFYERALADDSLRPVFDAAVTDWETHHRVVQDFWSRTLLDTNRYRGHPYSIHAQLPLRPEHFDVWLELFRETAREVLPPDAAGKAISRAEHMAESFKAGMFSFPRYEGPKLWKSAL; this is translated from the coding sequence ATGAATACTCTGCCGACCTCCGCCACCGAAGAGCAGATCGCTGAACTGGTCAGGCGTTTTTATGAGCGGGCTCTCGCCGACGATAGCCTGCGACCCGTCTTCGACGCCGCCGTAACGGACTGGGAAACGCATCATCGTGTGGTCCAGGATTTCTGGTCGCGGACTCTGCTGGACACGAACAGGTACCGCGGGCATCCTTACTCTATCCACGCGCAGCTTCCGTTGCGGCCGGAGCATTTCGACGTGTGGCTGGAACTGTTCCGCGAAACGGCGCGGGAGGTGCTTCCGCCTGATGCCGCCGGCAAAGCCATTTCGCGCGCCGAGCACATGGCCGAGAGTTTCAAGGCGGGTATGTTCAGTTTTCCGCGGTACGAAGGCCCGAAGCTGTGGAAGTCGGCACTGTGA